The window CTCGATCGTCGGCGTGATCATCGGTCGCGCCCTGCAGGGTGCCGTGACGGGCGTGGTGCCGCTGGGCATCGCGATCATGCGCGACGTGCTCCCGCCCGAGCGCCTGGGCACCGCGGTCGCCCTCATGAGCGCGACCATGGGCGTCGGCGGCGCGATCGGCATGCCCGTGGCTGCGCTGCTCGCGGAGAACGCCGACTGGCACATGCTCTTCTGGCTCGCCGCAGCGCTCGGCGTCGCCGGACTCGCGCTCGTGCTCGCGGTCGTGCCGGAAGACGTGCTCCGCTCCCCCGGTCGGCTCGACGTGCTCGGCGCCGTCGGCCTCGCGATCGGCCTCACCGGGCTGCTGCTCTTCGTGTCGCGCGGCGCCGAGTGGGGCTGGACGTCGCCCGTGACCCTCGCGTGCGTGATCGGCGGCGTCGCCGTGCTGCTGGTGTGGGGCTGGTACCAGCTCAGGACGAGGGATCCGCTGCTCGACCTGCGCGTGGCCGCGCGGCCCGCCGTGCTGTTCACCAACATCGCCGCGATCGGGATGGGCTTCGCCCTGTTCGCGTCGAACGTCACGTTCCCGCAGATGCTGGAGATGCCGGTGGTCGGCGGCGGCTTCGGGCTCGACATGGTCGCGGCCTCGCTCGTGATCATGCCGGCCGGCCTGGTGATGATGGTGATCTCCCCGCTGTCCGGCTGGCTGGAGCGCACCGTCGGACCGCGCCCCCTCTTCACCGTGGGCGCGATCGCGATCGTGCTCGCCTACGTGTTCGTGCTGCTGTGGTCCACGGCCGTGTGGCACGTGTTCGTCGCGAACATCTTCATCGGCATCGGCATCGGGTTCACGTTCGCCGCGATGCCGATGATCATCATGCGCTCGGTGCCGGCGAACGAGACCGGCGCCTCGAACGGGCTCAACGCGCTGTTCCGCTCGGTGGGCACCTCGACCGCCTCGGCCGTGATGGGCGGCGTCCTCGCCGCCATGAGCATCGACGTCGACGGGGTGGCCGTCCCTACGCGCAGCGCGTTCGAGGTGTGCTTCTGGCTCGCGATCGCGGCCGGGGTGCTCGCGGTCGTGCTGTCGCTGTTCATCCCGCGGCGCCGCGCCGCCGAGCAGCATCCGTCGCTGCCCGAGTGACGCCCTCGGCGCGACGCGTCAGTGGGTGTACTCCATGAGCTCGACGCCCAGCACACGGAACGCGTCGTGCGCGAGCCTCTCCGGTCTGTGCGCTGCGGGCGGACCGGATCAATGGCGAATGCGACCCGATTGAGACCAGAGGACGTAGGTCACAACCCAGAATCCGGCATCGATTGCGAGCACGGACAGCAA of the Microbacterium sufflavum genome contains:
- a CDS encoding MFS transporter, which encodes MGASDDRARKRLSRTPPRWAIIAVLAFAGLCSSFMFTLVVPLQAELPQLLNASREDTTWVVTITLLVAAVATPISGRLGDMYGKRRVVIVLLAILILGSVIAAVSGSIVGVIIGRALQGAVTGVVPLGIAIMRDVLPPERLGTAVALMSATMGVGGAIGMPVAALLAENADWHMLFWLAAALGVAGLALVLAVVPEDVLRSPGRLDVLGAVGLAIGLTGLLLFVSRGAEWGWTSPVTLACVIGGVAVLLVWGWYQLRTRDPLLDLRVAARPAVLFTNIAAIGMGFALFASNVTFPQMLEMPVVGGGFGLDMVAASLVIMPAGLVMMVISPLSGWLERTVGPRPLFTVGAIAIVLAYVFVLLWSTAVWHVFVANIFIGIGIGFTFAAMPMIIMRSVPANETGASNGLNALFRSVGTSTASAVMGGVLAAMSIDVDGVAVPTRSAFEVCFWLAIAAGVLAVVLSLFIPRRRAAEQHPSLPE